A genomic window from Scophthalmus maximus strain ysfricsl-2021 chromosome 17, ASM2237912v1, whole genome shotgun sequence includes:
- the kcnh6a gene encoding potassium voltage-gated channel subfamily H member 6a isoform X2, with protein sequence MPVRRGHVALQNTYLDTIIRKFDEQNRKFVIANAQMKNCGIIYCNEGFCQMFGFTRAEIMQQPCTCQFLVGPGTMKSALAQLAQALLGSEERKVEILYYAKGGTCRPCLVDIVPVKNEEGLVIMYILDFQELVDPTLKRSGLRQRVAKGWIYCQNRRLKMRLPVLRSMRRPSLSKDQFEGVVVDYLQPNSEEVPLKEFRIPSKESCMQSETEALIERDLDPPSPAAQSSTKRCSLLTDRLDPANAFPRGSLPRSCSRDSVRSLRRASSLDDIDGMRPPHGDPLTNSNLKPSVLNSTSDSDLIRHRTIGRIPQVTLTFGSDRMRPPSPAEIEIIAPSKIKDRTQNVTEKVTHVTQVLSLGADVLPEYKLQAPRIHKWTILHYSPFKAVWDWVILLLVIYTAVFTPYSAAFLLNEVEEQRRRTCGYTCNPLNVVDLVVDVMFIVDILINFRTTYVNHNDEVVSHPGRIAQHYFKGWFLIDIVAAIPFDLLIFRSGSEEPQTTTLIGLLKTARLLRLVRVARKLDRYSEYGAAVLFLLMCTFALIAHWLACIWYAIGNVERTSSAHIGGLKIGWLDNLADQIGKHYNDSDAASGPSVKDKYVTALYFTFSSLTSVGFGNVSPNTNPEKIFSICVMLIGSLMYASIFGNVSAIIQRLYSGTARYHTQMLRVKEFIRFHQIPGGLRQRLEEYFQHAWSYTNGIDMNAVLKGFPECLQADICLHLNRSLLQHCKAFRGANKGCLRALAMRFKTTHAPPGDTLVHCGDILTAVYFISRGSIEILREDVVVAILGKNDIFGESISLYGRPGKSSADVRALTYCDLHKIQREDLLEVLDMYPDFADVFWNNLEITFNLRDADRINQTTPSRDSECGYRRARHRRSSLRRRNRPDGMDREETYPDKSCTMANHHRGPTAGSHWEDLCSSASICSQSSDEEMKPAGHGKGELYAHRVDTRDFPPAAVNPLPHSGPSAGMGPPVDLGAPPFSAAAPISMSGLYGYWPGHKTGRFPEGQRQSSSVRARFHPRSSADDRPSELQSRLELLQSQLNRLESRMTADITVILQLLQRQMAPVPPAYSAVSPSPHPPPPATLYGAGPPTIHAVPPVQIHSTASLLQSPDSDFKHKSKDTLSSGIHLTVASDDDTMSMSPEAEPPRLPSVDLAPPLLSGIREPTGLLCGSQRFPSLPEHLETSAAVPEIQRRISDPVLPGS encoded by the exons ATGCCCGTGAGACGCGGTCACGTTGCGCTCCAGAACACCTACCTGGACACCATCATCAGGAAATTCGACGAGCAAA ATCGCAAGTTTGTGATCGCCAACGCGCAGATGAAGAACTGCGGCATCATCTACTGCAACGAGGGCTTCTGCCAGATGTTCGGCTTCACCAGGGCCGAGATCATGCAGCAGCCGTGCACCTGCCAGTTCCTGGTGGGGCCCGGCACCATGAAGAGCGCCCTGGCCCAGCTGGCGCAGGCCCTGCTCGGCTCGGAGGAGCGCAAGGTGGAGATCCTGTACTACGCCAAGGGAG GGACCTGCAGACCCTGCCTGGTGGACATTGTCCCCGTGAAGAACGAGGAGGGCCTCGTCATCATGTACATCCTCGACTTCCAGGAGCTGGTCGACCCCACGCTCAAGAGGTCCGGCCTCCGGCAGCGGGTCGCCAAAGGATGGATTTACT GTCAGAATCGCAGGCTGAAGATGAGGCTGCCGGTGCTGCGCTCCATGCGGCGGCCGTCCCTTTCCAAAGATCAGTTTGAAGGGGTGGTGGTGGACTACCTGCAG CCGAACAGCGAGGAGGTCCCTCTGAAAGAGTTCCGGATCCCGTCCAAGGAGAGCTGCATGCAGTCGGAGACGGAGGCTCTGATCGAGCGGGACCTGGATCCTCCGTCTCCCGCGGCCCAGTCGTCCACCAAGCGGTGCTCCCTGCTGACGGACCGGCTGGACCCCGCCAACGCCTTCCCCCGGGGGAGTCTCCCCCGGAGCTGCTCCCGGGACAGCGTCCGCAGCCTCCGGCGCGCCTCGTCGCTGGACGACATCGACGGCATGAGACCCCCTCACGGAGACCCTCTCACGAACAGCA ATCTGAAGCCCAGCGTGCTGAACTCCACGTCCGACTCGGACCTGATCCGACACCGGACCATCGGCCGCATCCCCCAGGTCACCCTCACCTTCGGCTCGGATCGGATGAGACCCCCCTCGCCCGCGGAGATCGAGATCATCGCGCCCAGCAAGATAAAAGACCGCACCCAGAACGTCACGGAGAAGGTCACGCATGTCACACAG GTTTTGTCCCTCGGTGCTGACGTGCTGCCGGAGTACAAGCTCCAGGCCCCGCGCATCCACAAATGGACCATCCTCCACTACAGCCCGTTCAAAGCCGTGTGGGACTGGGTCATCCTGCTGCTGGTCATCTACACCGCCGTCTTCACGCCGTACTCGGCCGCCTTCCTGCTCaacgaggtggaggagcagcggcggaGGACCTGCGGCTACACGTGCAACCCGCTCAACGTGGTGGACCTGGTGGTGGACGTCATGTTCATCGTGGACATCCTCATCAACTTCCGGACCACCTACGTCAACCACAACGACGAGGTGGTCAGCCACCCGGGGCGCATTGCGCAGCACTACTTCAAGGGCTGGTTCCTCATCGACATCGTGGCCGCCATCCCTTTCGATCTGCTCATATTCCGCTCTGGATCGGAGGAG CCCCAGACAACTACTCTGATTGGACTACTGAAGACGGCCAGGCTGCTGAGGCTGGTGCGAGTGGCCAGGAAGCTGGACCGCTACTCTGAGTACGGAGCTGCCGTCCTGTTCCTCCTCATGTGCACCTTCGCCCTCATCGCCCATTGGCTGGCGTGCATCTGGTACGCCATCGGCAACGTGGAGCGCACCAGCTCGGCGCACATCGGCGGCCTGAAGATCGGCTGGCTGGACAACCTGGCCGACCAGATCGGGAAACACTACAACGACAGCGACGCGGCCTCGGGCCCCTCCGTCAAGGACAAGTACGTCACGGCCCTGTACTTCACCTTCAGCAGCCTGACCAGCGTGGGCTTCGGGAACGTCTCGCCCAACACCAACCCGGAGAAGATCTTCTCCATCTGCGTCATGCTCATCGGCT CTCTGATGTACGCCAGCATCTTCGGCAACGTGTCGGCCATCATCCAGCGGCTGTACTCGGGCACGGCCCGCTACCACACCCAGATGCTGCGGGTCAAGGAGTTCATCCGTTTCCACCAGATCCCCGGAGGCCTGCGACAGCGGCTGGAGGAGTACTTCCAACACGCCTGGTCCTACACCAACGGCATCGACATGAACGCT GTTCTGAAGGGTTTCCCCGAGTGTCTGCAGGCGGACATCTGCCTCCATTTGAACCGCAGCCTGCTGCAGCACTGCAAGGCCTTTCGCGGCGCCAACAAAGGCTGCCTGCGGGCGCTGGCCATGCGATTCAAGACCACCCACGCTCCCCCGGGTGACACCCTGGTCCACTGCGGGGACATCCTCACCGCCGTCTACTTCATCTCCAGAGGCTCCATCGAGATCCTCCGGGAAGACGTGGTGGTGGCCATACTGG gaAAGAACGACATCTTTGGCGAGTCCATCAGCCTGTACGGACGACCGGGGAAGTCCAGCGCTGACGTCAGGGCTTTGACCTACTGCGACCTTCACAAGATCCAGAGAGAAGACCTGCTGGAGGTGCTGGACATGTATCCCGACTTTGCTGACGTGTTCTGGAACAATCTGGAGATCACCTTCAACCTGAGAGAT GCAGATAGAATAAACCAGACGACCCCGAGCAGGGACTCTGAATGTGGCTACCGCCGAGCGAGGCATCGGAGAAGCTCCCTGCGGCGTAGAAACCGTCCAG ACGGGATGGACCGTGAGGAGACTTACCCCGATAAGTCCTGCACAATGGCAAACCACCACCGGGGCCCGACGGCAGGATCCCACTGGGAGGACCTCTGCAGCAGCGCGAGTATCTGCTCGCAGTCCAGCGATGAGGAGATGAAGCCCGCGGGCCACGGCAAAGGGGAGTTGTACGCCCACAGGGTCGACACCAGAGACTTCCCCCCCGCGGCGGTCAACCCCCTGCCTCACAGCGGACCCTCCGCTGGGATGGGACCGCCTGTGGACCTCGGAGCACCGCCGTTCTCAG CGGCGGCGCCCATCAGCATGTCGGGCCTGTATGGCTACTGGCCAGGCCACAAGACCGGCCGGTTCCCAGAAGGCCAGAGACAGTCGTCATCGGTCAGGGCCCGTTTCCACCCGCGCTCGAGCGCGGACGACCGGCCGAGTGAGCTCCAATCCAGACTGGAGCTGCTACAGTCTCAGTTAAACAG GCTGGAGTCACGCATGACAGCAGATATCACTGtgatcctgcagctcctccagcggCAGATGGCCCCGGTGCCTCCGGCCTACAGCGCCGTGTCCCCCAGCCCTCACCCGCCTCCCCCCGCCACCCTGTACGGCGCGGGGCCGCCCACAATCCACGCCGTCCCCCCGGTCCAGATCCACAGCACTGCCTCTCTGCTACAG AGTCCAGACTCTGACTTCAAGCACAAATCCAAGGACACGCTGTCCAGCGGGATCCATCTCACCGTGGCATCGGATGACGACACCATGTCCATGTCGCCGGAGGCG
- the kcnh6a gene encoding potassium voltage-gated channel subfamily H member 6a isoform X1, with amino-acid sequence MPVRRGHVALQNTYLDTIIRKFDEQNRKFVIANAQMKNCGIIYCNEGFCQMFGFTRAEIMQQPCTCQFLVGPGTMKSALAQLAQALLGSEERKVEILYYAKGGTCRPCLVDIVPVKNEEGLVIMYILDFQELVDPTLKRSGLRQRVAKGWIYCKARQNRRLKMRLPVLRSMRRPSLSKDQFEGVVVDYLQPNSEEVPLKEFRIPSKESCMQSETEALIERDLDPPSPAAQSSTKRCSLLTDRLDPANAFPRGSLPRSCSRDSVRSLRRASSLDDIDGMRPPHGDPLTNSNLKPSVLNSTSDSDLIRHRTIGRIPQVTLTFGSDRMRPPSPAEIEIIAPSKIKDRTQNVTEKVTHVTQVLSLGADVLPEYKLQAPRIHKWTILHYSPFKAVWDWVILLLVIYTAVFTPYSAAFLLNEVEEQRRRTCGYTCNPLNVVDLVVDVMFIVDILINFRTTYVNHNDEVVSHPGRIAQHYFKGWFLIDIVAAIPFDLLIFRSGSEEPQTTTLIGLLKTARLLRLVRVARKLDRYSEYGAAVLFLLMCTFALIAHWLACIWYAIGNVERTSSAHIGGLKIGWLDNLADQIGKHYNDSDAASGPSVKDKYVTALYFTFSSLTSVGFGNVSPNTNPEKIFSICVMLIGSLMYASIFGNVSAIIQRLYSGTARYHTQMLRVKEFIRFHQIPGGLRQRLEEYFQHAWSYTNGIDMNAVLKGFPECLQADICLHLNRSLLQHCKAFRGANKGCLRALAMRFKTTHAPPGDTLVHCGDILTAVYFISRGSIEILREDVVVAILGKNDIFGESISLYGRPGKSSADVRALTYCDLHKIQREDLLEVLDMYPDFADVFWNNLEITFNLRDADRINQTTPSRDSECGYRRARHRRSSLRRRNRPDGMDREETYPDKSCTMANHHRGPTAGSHWEDLCSSASICSQSSDEEMKPAGHGKGELYAHRVDTRDFPPAAVNPLPHSGPSAGMGPPVDLGAPPFSAAAPISMSGLYGYWPGHKTGRFPEGQRQSSSVRARFHPRSSADDRPSELQSRLELLQSQLNRLESRMTADITVILQLLQRQMAPVPPAYSAVSPSPHPPPPATLYGAGPPTIHAVPPVQIHSTASLLQSPDSDFKHKSKDTLSSGIHLTVASDDDTMSMSPEAEPPRLPSVDLAPPLLSGIREPTGLLCGSQRFPSLPEHLETSAAVPEIQRRISDPVLPGS; translated from the exons ATGCCCGTGAGACGCGGTCACGTTGCGCTCCAGAACACCTACCTGGACACCATCATCAGGAAATTCGACGAGCAAA ATCGCAAGTTTGTGATCGCCAACGCGCAGATGAAGAACTGCGGCATCATCTACTGCAACGAGGGCTTCTGCCAGATGTTCGGCTTCACCAGGGCCGAGATCATGCAGCAGCCGTGCACCTGCCAGTTCCTGGTGGGGCCCGGCACCATGAAGAGCGCCCTGGCCCAGCTGGCGCAGGCCCTGCTCGGCTCGGAGGAGCGCAAGGTGGAGATCCTGTACTACGCCAAGGGAG GGACCTGCAGACCCTGCCTGGTGGACATTGTCCCCGTGAAGAACGAGGAGGGCCTCGTCATCATGTACATCCTCGACTTCCAGGAGCTGGTCGACCCCACGCTCAAGAGGTCCGGCCTCCGGCAGCGGGTCGCCAAAGGATGGATTTACTGTAAAGCCC GTCAGAATCGCAGGCTGAAGATGAGGCTGCCGGTGCTGCGCTCCATGCGGCGGCCGTCCCTTTCCAAAGATCAGTTTGAAGGGGTGGTGGTGGACTACCTGCAG CCGAACAGCGAGGAGGTCCCTCTGAAAGAGTTCCGGATCCCGTCCAAGGAGAGCTGCATGCAGTCGGAGACGGAGGCTCTGATCGAGCGGGACCTGGATCCTCCGTCTCCCGCGGCCCAGTCGTCCACCAAGCGGTGCTCCCTGCTGACGGACCGGCTGGACCCCGCCAACGCCTTCCCCCGGGGGAGTCTCCCCCGGAGCTGCTCCCGGGACAGCGTCCGCAGCCTCCGGCGCGCCTCGTCGCTGGACGACATCGACGGCATGAGACCCCCTCACGGAGACCCTCTCACGAACAGCA ATCTGAAGCCCAGCGTGCTGAACTCCACGTCCGACTCGGACCTGATCCGACACCGGACCATCGGCCGCATCCCCCAGGTCACCCTCACCTTCGGCTCGGATCGGATGAGACCCCCCTCGCCCGCGGAGATCGAGATCATCGCGCCCAGCAAGATAAAAGACCGCACCCAGAACGTCACGGAGAAGGTCACGCATGTCACACAG GTTTTGTCCCTCGGTGCTGACGTGCTGCCGGAGTACAAGCTCCAGGCCCCGCGCATCCACAAATGGACCATCCTCCACTACAGCCCGTTCAAAGCCGTGTGGGACTGGGTCATCCTGCTGCTGGTCATCTACACCGCCGTCTTCACGCCGTACTCGGCCGCCTTCCTGCTCaacgaggtggaggagcagcggcggaGGACCTGCGGCTACACGTGCAACCCGCTCAACGTGGTGGACCTGGTGGTGGACGTCATGTTCATCGTGGACATCCTCATCAACTTCCGGACCACCTACGTCAACCACAACGACGAGGTGGTCAGCCACCCGGGGCGCATTGCGCAGCACTACTTCAAGGGCTGGTTCCTCATCGACATCGTGGCCGCCATCCCTTTCGATCTGCTCATATTCCGCTCTGGATCGGAGGAG CCCCAGACAACTACTCTGATTGGACTACTGAAGACGGCCAGGCTGCTGAGGCTGGTGCGAGTGGCCAGGAAGCTGGACCGCTACTCTGAGTACGGAGCTGCCGTCCTGTTCCTCCTCATGTGCACCTTCGCCCTCATCGCCCATTGGCTGGCGTGCATCTGGTACGCCATCGGCAACGTGGAGCGCACCAGCTCGGCGCACATCGGCGGCCTGAAGATCGGCTGGCTGGACAACCTGGCCGACCAGATCGGGAAACACTACAACGACAGCGACGCGGCCTCGGGCCCCTCCGTCAAGGACAAGTACGTCACGGCCCTGTACTTCACCTTCAGCAGCCTGACCAGCGTGGGCTTCGGGAACGTCTCGCCCAACACCAACCCGGAGAAGATCTTCTCCATCTGCGTCATGCTCATCGGCT CTCTGATGTACGCCAGCATCTTCGGCAACGTGTCGGCCATCATCCAGCGGCTGTACTCGGGCACGGCCCGCTACCACACCCAGATGCTGCGGGTCAAGGAGTTCATCCGTTTCCACCAGATCCCCGGAGGCCTGCGACAGCGGCTGGAGGAGTACTTCCAACACGCCTGGTCCTACACCAACGGCATCGACATGAACGCT GTTCTGAAGGGTTTCCCCGAGTGTCTGCAGGCGGACATCTGCCTCCATTTGAACCGCAGCCTGCTGCAGCACTGCAAGGCCTTTCGCGGCGCCAACAAAGGCTGCCTGCGGGCGCTGGCCATGCGATTCAAGACCACCCACGCTCCCCCGGGTGACACCCTGGTCCACTGCGGGGACATCCTCACCGCCGTCTACTTCATCTCCAGAGGCTCCATCGAGATCCTCCGGGAAGACGTGGTGGTGGCCATACTGG gaAAGAACGACATCTTTGGCGAGTCCATCAGCCTGTACGGACGACCGGGGAAGTCCAGCGCTGACGTCAGGGCTTTGACCTACTGCGACCTTCACAAGATCCAGAGAGAAGACCTGCTGGAGGTGCTGGACATGTATCCCGACTTTGCTGACGTGTTCTGGAACAATCTGGAGATCACCTTCAACCTGAGAGAT GCAGATAGAATAAACCAGACGACCCCGAGCAGGGACTCTGAATGTGGCTACCGCCGAGCGAGGCATCGGAGAAGCTCCCTGCGGCGTAGAAACCGTCCAG ACGGGATGGACCGTGAGGAGACTTACCCCGATAAGTCCTGCACAATGGCAAACCACCACCGGGGCCCGACGGCAGGATCCCACTGGGAGGACCTCTGCAGCAGCGCGAGTATCTGCTCGCAGTCCAGCGATGAGGAGATGAAGCCCGCGGGCCACGGCAAAGGGGAGTTGTACGCCCACAGGGTCGACACCAGAGACTTCCCCCCCGCGGCGGTCAACCCCCTGCCTCACAGCGGACCCTCCGCTGGGATGGGACCGCCTGTGGACCTCGGAGCACCGCCGTTCTCAG CGGCGGCGCCCATCAGCATGTCGGGCCTGTATGGCTACTGGCCAGGCCACAAGACCGGCCGGTTCCCAGAAGGCCAGAGACAGTCGTCATCGGTCAGGGCCCGTTTCCACCCGCGCTCGAGCGCGGACGACCGGCCGAGTGAGCTCCAATCCAGACTGGAGCTGCTACAGTCTCAGTTAAACAG GCTGGAGTCACGCATGACAGCAGATATCACTGtgatcctgcagctcctccagcggCAGATGGCCCCGGTGCCTCCGGCCTACAGCGCCGTGTCCCCCAGCCCTCACCCGCCTCCCCCCGCCACCCTGTACGGCGCGGGGCCGCCCACAATCCACGCCGTCCCCCCGGTCCAGATCCACAGCACTGCCTCTCTGCTACAG AGTCCAGACTCTGACTTCAAGCACAAATCCAAGGACACGCTGTCCAGCGGGATCCATCTCACCGTGGCATCGGATGACGACACCATGTCCATGTCGCCGGAGGCG